A stretch of the Perca fluviatilis chromosome 17, GENO_Pfluv_1.0, whole genome shotgun sequence genome encodes the following:
- the macir gene encoding macrophage immunometabolism regulator → MSVRMEMDINGVSRAHVSILPAAEIKAALKPEAERPRCASTPCSPIRGTVAGYQILHMDSNYLVGFTTGEELLKLAHQWSEGTPEKGSVSEAVSSSIQSTVPKSVDLGLHRSSRICKGKSRYYQPYDIPAANGRRRRRMPSSSDTFLRSLTHGEPGKGLHTPLPRCLLKGKRAQSKSLDYLNLDKISIKESSDTEVLQYQLQHLTLRGERMFSRNKT, encoded by the coding sequence ATGTCTGTAAGGATGGAGATGGATATCAATGGAGTCTCAAGGGCACACGTCTCCATTCTTCCTGCAGCTGAGATCAAAGCCGCATTGAAACCAGAAGCAGAAAGACCTCGCTGTGCCAGCACCCCATGTTCTCCTATCAGAGGTACTGTTGCAGGATACCAGATCCTCCACATGGACTCAAACTATCTGGTGGGCTTCACCACTGGTGAGGAGCTGCTCAAACTGGCCCATCAGTGGTCAGAAGGCACTCCAGAGAAGGGTTCTGTATCAGAAGCTGTGTCAAGCTCCATCCAGAGCACTGTCCCAAAGTCTGTGGACTTGGGCCTCCACCGTTCTTCACGAATCTGCAAAGGCAAAAGTCGCTACTACCAACCCTACGACATTCCTGCTGCCAATGGGCGGAGACGGAGGCGTATGCCAAGCTCGAGTGACACCTTTCTCAGGTCCCTGACCCACGGGGAGCCTGGGAAGGGTCTTCATACTCCACTACCCCGCTGTCTGCTTAAAGGGAAGAGGGCCCAGTCCAAGTCTCTGGACTACCTTAATCTGGACAAAATAAGCATCAAAGAGTCATCAGACACTGAGGTGTTACAGTACCAACTGCAGCACCTTACCCTGCGAGGGGAACGCATGTTTTCCAGAAACAAGACATGA